One window of Mediterraneibacter gnavus ATCC 29149 genomic DNA carries:
- the ppk1 gene encoding polyphosphate kinase 1, protein MKKEILNYTQNRELSWLRFNQRVLEEAQDESVPLLERMKFVSIFTSNLDEFFMIRVGSLYDMASVDSKTLDSRSGMTPKEQLDKIYEAVAPLYKERDKTYAEIKKQLHPYGVCGLDFKELEAQEKKYVKHYFKEQVLPLLSPQIVDANHPFPHLLNKELYVIATLRFEEKKMMGIVPVPQFISDVIYLPGHDIRYIRMEKVIMEYLDLVFEQYQVSDITYIRVTRNADISPDDENYADNEDFRYIMKETLNKRRRMAVVRLEVANPLNKETEKYLCEKFKITPACIFRTKIPMKLDYIFSIMDKVPVSMKRSLVDVPFAPQPAAQVGEGSVMAQVKKRDILLSYPYESMDPFLKLIKEVSTDPDVMTIKITIYRLAKKTRLVEYLCAAAENGKEVTALIELRARFDEQNNIEWSERMEEAGCRVLYGFDGYKVHSKICLITYRSKNEIKYITQIGTGNYNEKTAKLYTDYSLMTANQSIGEDAAVFFKNMSIGNLDGTYKNLIVSPTSLKQKVLALMDEEIQRGEQGRIVMKMNSVTDMDFIRKVAEASRAGVKVDLIVRGICCILPGIAEETENLTVTSIVGRYLEHPRVFVFGTGAEQKVYIGSADMMTRNTEKRVEVACPILNEEIKKRLVRNLHVMLADNVKARAMTSDGTYRKKKVEGKAINSQEIFMKEALMAKRVEKKPQKQTFLQKMRRLFQKE, encoded by the coding sequence ATGAAAAAAGAAATTTTGAATTACACACAGAACAGGGAATTGTCGTGGCTGCGCTTTAATCAGAGAGTGCTGGAAGAAGCGCAAGATGAAAGTGTTCCGCTTCTGGAGAGGATGAAATTTGTATCGATCTTCACCAGTAACCTGGATGAGTTTTTTATGATTCGGGTAGGAAGTCTCTACGATATGGCATCTGTGGACAGCAAGACATTAGACAGCAGATCGGGGATGACTCCGAAAGAACAGTTAGATAAGATTTATGAGGCAGTGGCCCCGCTTTATAAAGAGCGGGATAAGACGTATGCGGAGATAAAAAAACAGCTGCATCCATACGGGGTCTGTGGGCTGGATTTCAAAGAGCTGGAGGCACAGGAAAAAAAGTATGTCAAACATTATTTCAAAGAACAGGTGCTTCCACTGCTTTCCCCACAGATCGTAGACGCAAATCATCCGTTTCCACATTTGCTCAATAAAGAACTGTATGTGATCGCAACGCTTCGTTTTGAAGAGAAAAAAATGATGGGGATCGTTCCTGTTCCTCAGTTTATTTCAGATGTGATTTATCTGCCGGGACATGACATTCGTTATATCCGGATGGAAAAAGTGATCATGGAGTATCTGGATCTTGTGTTTGAACAGTATCAGGTATCGGATATCACATACATCCGTGTCACAAGAAATGCGGACATTTCTCCTGACGATGAGAACTATGCGGACAATGAAGACTTTCGCTATATAATGAAGGAGACATTGAATAAGCGCAGAAGAATGGCAGTGGTACGTCTGGAAGTGGCCAATCCGCTGAATAAAGAGACAGAGAAATATCTCTGTGAGAAATTCAAAATTACGCCTGCCTGCATTTTTAGAACGAAAATTCCGATGAAACTGGATTATATCTTTTCAATTATGGATAAAGTACCTGTTTCCATGAAACGATCATTGGTTGATGTACCATTTGCTCCACAGCCTGCCGCACAGGTGGGAGAAGGAAGCGTGATGGCTCAGGTAAAGAAACGGGACATTCTTCTGTCCTATCCATATGAAAGCATGGATCCGTTTTTGAAGCTGATCAAAGAGGTATCCACAGATCCGGATGTGATGACCATTAAGATTACGATCTATCGTCTTGCCAAAAAGACAAGACTGGTAGAATATCTGTGTGCAGCGGCAGAAAATGGAAAAGAAGTGACCGCTCTGATCGAGCTGCGGGCCCGGTTTGATGAGCAGAATAATATTGAATGGTCAGAACGGATGGAAGAGGCCGGCTGCAGGGTACTTTATGGGTTTGACGGATATAAAGTACATTCCAAAATTTGTCTGATTACATACCGCAGTAAAAATGAGATCAAATATATCACACAGATCGGAACCGGAAATTACAATGAGAAGACCGCAAAATTGTACACGGATTATTCGCTGATGACTGCGAATCAGTCGATCGGAGAGGATGCAGCAGTATTTTTTAAGAATATGTCCATTGGGAATCTGGATGGAACCTATAAGAATCTGATCGTATCTCCGACCAGTTTGAAGCAGAAGGTTCTGGCGTTGATGGATGAAGAGATTCAAAGGGGCGAACAGGGACGGATTGTGATGAAGATGAATTCTGTGACGGATATGGATTTTATCCGGAAGGTGGCAGAGGCTTCCAGAGCAGGTGTGAAGGTGGATCTGATCGTGCGTGGAATCTGCTGTATTCTGCCGGGAATTGCAGAAGAGACAGAGAATCTGACTGTGACCAGTATTGTAGGCCGCTATCTGGAACACCCGAGAGTGTTTGTGTTCGGCACGGGAGCAGAGCAGAAAGTGTACATCGGTTCTGCGGATATGATGACCAGAAACACGGAGAAACGGGTGGAAGTGGCATGTCCGATTCTCAACGAGGAGATCAAAAAACGGCTGGTGAGAAACCTGCATGTAATGCTTGCAGATAATGTCAAAGCAAGAGCGATGACAAGTGACGGAACCTACCGCAAAAAGAAGGTAGAAGGAAAAGCCATCAATTCACAGGAAATCTTCATGAAAGAAGCACTGATGGCAAAACGAGTGGAGAAGAAACCACAGAAACAGACGTTTCTTCAGAAGATGAGACGGTTGTTTCAGAAA
- a CDS encoding patatin-like phospholipase family protein has translation MDMQKATLVLEGGATRGVFTSGVLDYLMEQEFYTSHVIGVSAGACNAVDYVSRQPGRTRDCMIPTDKNLSYYYGVRKFIKEKSLMNMDMIFDIYPKQIYPFDFDTYFQSEMNCELVTTNCVTGKAEYMDEVQDPDRLMKICRASSSMPLLCPIVNIDGIPYLDGGLADSIPIQRALDIGNEKIIVVLTRNRGYRKKAVSKAVERMYRRAYRSYPNLLRTLLRRAPYYNRTLNELENLEREGKIFVIRPQVKPVSRLERSQEHLMAFYHHGYDLMEREYDRLMEYLEK, from the coding sequence ATGGATATGCAAAAAGCAACTTTGGTATTAGAAGGCGGAGCAACAAGAGGCGTATTTACATCGGGAGTACTGGATTATCTGATGGAGCAGGAGTTTTACACTTCTCATGTGATCGGTGTTTCGGCAGGAGCCTGCAATGCGGTGGACTATGTGTCAAGGCAGCCCGGACGGACAAGAGACTGTATGATCCCCACAGATAAGAATCTGTCCTATTATTACGGGGTGCGTAAATTTATAAAAGAAAAAAGTCTGATGAATATGGATATGATTTTTGATATTTATCCAAAACAGATTTATCCTTTTGATTTTGATACTTATTTTCAGTCAGAGATGAACTGTGAGCTGGTCACGACAAACTGTGTGACGGGAAAAGCGGAGTACATGGATGAGGTGCAGGATCCCGACAGGCTGATGAAAATCTGCCGGGCATCCTCCAGTATGCCGCTGCTTTGTCCGATCGTAAATATTGATGGGATCCCGTATCTGGATGGAGGACTTGCGGATTCTATTCCGATCCAAAGAGCGCTGGATATTGGAAATGAGAAGATCATCGTTGTTCTGACAAGAAATCGGGGATATCGCAAGAAGGCGGTTTCAAAAGCGGTGGAGAGGATGTATCGCAGAGCCTACAGATCTTATCCGAATCTTCTGCGGACTCTTTTGCGGCGTGCACCGTATTACAACCGGACGCTGAATGAGCTGGAGAATCTGGAGAGAGAAGGCAAGATTTTTGTGATCCGGCCGCAGGTAAAGCCGGTGTCCAGACTGGAGAGAAGTCAGGAGCATCTGATGGCATTTTATCATCACGGATATGATCTGATGGAAAGAGAGTATGACCGTCTCATGGAGTATCTCGAAAAATAG
- a CDS encoding ABC-F family ATP-binding cassette domain-containing protein, with protein sequence MISANNVTLRVGKKALFEDVNIKFTEGNCYGMIGANGAGKSTFLKILSGQIEPTKGEVNITPGERLSFLQQDHYKYDEYLVLDTVIMGNARLYEIMKEKEVIYAKEDFTDEDGIKASELEAEFATMNGWEAESDAATLLNGLGIETDLHYKYMKDLKGAEKVKVLLAQALFGNPDILLLDEPTNHLDLDAIAWLEEFLINFENTVIVVSHDRYFLNKVCTQIADIDYGKIQLYAGNYDFWYESSQLLIRQMKEANKKKEEKIKELQDFISRFSANASKSKQATSRKRALEKIELDEIKPSSRKYPYIDFRPNRDIGNEVLTVEGLSKTIDGVKILDNLTFTLNHDDKVAFVGGNELAKTVLFKILIGEMEPDEGTYKWGITTSQAYFPKDFGGEFDNDYTITEWLTQYSENKDATYVRGFLGRMLFSGEDGVKRLKVLSGGEKVRCLLSKMMISGANVLLLDEPTNHLDMESITALNNGMIKFPGVLLFTSRDHQIVQTTANRIMEIVPGGKLIDKITTYDEYLESDEMARKRQTYTVETEEED encoded by the coding sequence ATGATTAGTGCAAACAATGTCACTCTGCGCGTCGGGAAAAAAGCGCTGTTTGAAGATGTCAATATTAAATTTACCGAAGGCAACTGTTATGGTATGATCGGAGCCAACGGTGCCGGAAAATCTACTTTTTTAAAGATTTTGTCCGGACAGATCGAGCCTACCAAAGGGGAAGTAAACATCACTCCCGGAGAGCGTCTTTCTTTCCTGCAGCAGGATCACTACAAATACGATGAATATCTGGTACTGGACACCGTCATCATGGGGAATGCACGTCTGTACGAGATCATGAAAGAAAAAGAAGTCATCTATGCAAAAGAAGATTTCACAGATGAGGACGGAATCAAAGCAAGTGAGCTGGAAGCAGAATTCGCAACCATGAACGGCTGGGAAGCAGAATCTGACGCTGCAACTCTGCTCAACGGACTCGGCATTGAGACAGACCTCCACTACAAATACATGAAAGACTTAAAGGGTGCAGAAAAGGTAAAGGTTCTTCTTGCTCAGGCTTTGTTCGGTAATCCTGACATCCTGCTTCTTGACGAGCCGACCAACCACCTGGATCTGGATGCGATCGCATGGCTGGAAGAGTTCCTGATCAACTTTGAGAACACAGTCATTGTGGTATCCCATGACCGTTACTTCTTAAACAAGGTCTGCACACAGATCGCGGATATCGACTATGGAAAGATCCAGCTCTATGCCGGAAACTACGACTTCTGGTATGAATCCAGCCAGCTTCTGATCCGTCAGATGAAAGAAGCCAACAAAAAGAAAGAAGAAAAGATCAAAGAGCTGCAGGACTTTATTTCCCGGTTCAGCGCCAATGCTTCCAAATCCAAACAGGCAACATCCAGAAAACGTGCCCTGGAAAAAATTGAACTGGATGAGATCAAACCATCCAGCCGTAAATACCCTTACATTGATTTCCGTCCAAACCGTGACATCGGAAACGAAGTGCTGACCGTGGAAGGACTTTCCAAAACCATCGACGGAGTCAAGATTCTGGACAACCTGACATTTACACTGAACCACGATGACAAGGTTGCATTTGTAGGCGGAAATGAGCTTGCAAAAACAGTTCTGTTCAAAATCCTGATCGGTGAGATGGAACCGGATGAAGGTACTTACAAATGGGGAATCACGACTTCACAGGCTTACTTCCCGAAAGACTTCGGCGGAGAGTTCGATAACGATTACACCATCACAGAATGGCTGACACAGTACTCTGAAAACAAGGATGCCACCTATGTGCGGGGGTTCCTCGGAAGAATGCTCTTCTCCGGAGAAGATGGTGTGAAGAGATTAAAAGTCCTCTCCGGTGGTGAGAAGGTACGCTGCCTGCTCTCCAAGATGATGATTTCCGGCGCAAATGTTCTGTTATTAGATGAACCTACCAACCATCTGGATATGGAATCCATCACTGCGCTCAATAACGGTATGATCAAATTCCCGGGAGTACTCTTATTTACTTCCCGTGACCACCAGATCGTGCAGACGACTGCAAATCGTATCATGGAGATCGTACCGGGCGGAAAACTGATCGATAAGATCACAACTTATGACGAATATCTCGAAAGCGATGAGATGGCAAGAAAGCGCCAGACTTACACTGTCGAGACAGAAGAGGAAGATTAG
- a CDS encoding histidine phosphatase family protein yields the protein MRLYMVRHGETNWNKAKKVQGRADIPLNAYGRELAEKTAEGLRGISFDLAYTSPLSRAKETAQIVLQGRKIPLIEEPQIQEICFGDYEGIVYRGEGLDPQSAEFVKFFDDTANYIPKGEGESVGQLMERVDGFLKALYQNPELQDKMILLSTHGAAVTAMKNCIKNEWSPAKFWQMGVPKNCAVTIVEVEGGIPKIIEEDKLYY from the coding sequence GTGAGATTATATATGGTACGACATGGCGAAACGAATTGGAATAAAGCGAAGAAAGTGCAGGGGAGAGCAGATATTCCTCTCAATGCATATGGAAGAGAACTGGCAGAAAAGACAGCAGAAGGACTGCGGGGGATTTCTTTTGATCTGGCGTATACGTCCCCTTTATCCAGAGCAAAAGAAACAGCACAGATTGTTTTGCAGGGGAGAAAGATCCCCTTGATCGAGGAACCTCAGATACAGGAGATCTGCTTTGGTGATTATGAAGGCATTGTGTACCGAGGAGAAGGTCTGGATCCGCAGAGTGCGGAGTTTGTGAAGTTCTTTGATGATACTGCAAATTACATCCCAAAGGGAGAGGGTGAGTCCGTTGGACAGTTGATGGAGAGAGTGGACGGCTTTCTGAAAGCGTTATATCAAAATCCAGAATTGCAGGATAAGATGATTTTGCTTTCTACGCATGGTGCTGCAGTCACGGCAATGAAAAACTGTATCAAAAATGAATGGAGTCCGGCAAAATTCTGGCAGATGGGAGTGCCAAAGAACTGTGCGGTGACGATCGTGGAAGTAGAGGGGGGCATCCCCAAAATTATCGAAGAAGATAAACTATATTATTAA
- a CDS encoding S-ribosylhomocysteine lyase, whose translation MEKITSFTIDHIKLTPGLYVSRKDLAGDTPVTTFDIRITNPNEEPVLNTAEVHTIEHLAATFLRNHAEYGPKTLYFGPMGCRTGFYLLLIGDYESCDILPLMKEMFAFIASYDQEVPGACAKDCGNFLDMNLPMARFVARKYLTQVLNKITEEQLVYPQ comes from the coding sequence ATGGAAAAAATTACAAGCTTTACGATCGATCACATCAAACTGACTCCGGGACTTTACGTTTCCAGAAAAGATCTTGCAGGAGATACCCCGGTTACCACGTTTGATATCCGTATCACAAATCCCAATGAAGAACCTGTTCTAAATACTGCAGAAGTACATACCATCGAGCATCTTGCCGCTACCTTTCTTCGCAACCATGCAGAATATGGCCCAAAAACACTCTATTTCGGACCAATGGGATGCCGCACCGGATTCTATCTGCTTCTTATCGGTGATTATGAATCCTGCGATATTCTTCCTTTGATGAAAGAGATGTTTGCTTTTATCGCATCTTACGATCAGGAAGTTCCCGGAGCCTGTGCAAAAGACTGCGGAAACTTTCTGGATATGAATCTGCCGATGGCCAGATTTGTTGCACGAAAATACCTGACTCAGGTTTTGAATAAAATCACCGAAGAGCAACTCGTTTATCCACAATAG
- a CDS encoding YczE/YyaS/YitT family protein: MGKKQTFASDTSQRSITDWIRALLVLLLGLIIAHLGVTLFLLSALGTDTFTVFIQGLSRVAGLSVGTVHVIVLCILMVLMLLTTKGYVKPGTIVCAFCGGPIIDFFTWCFKEYINASSGMPVRIISVLVGCAILSLGMSVVINSNAGTGPNDLVAIILSDKLERIEFRWIRMGCDAFFVSLGFILGGTVGVGTIIAIFLTGPMVQFWLPKTKVLLQKIRV, translated from the coding sequence ATGGGGAAAAAACAAACATTTGCATCTGATACTTCCCAGCGAAGTATCACCGACTGGATTCGTGCACTCCTGGTTCTTCTTTTGGGGCTGATCATTGCGCATCTTGGTGTTACGCTCTTTTTGCTCTCGGCACTTGGCACCGATACTTTCACAGTATTTATTCAGGGGTTATCCCGGGTTGCAGGATTGTCTGTCGGAACTGTGCACGTCATTGTTCTGTGTATTTTGATGGTTCTGATGTTGTTAACAACCAAAGGATATGTCAAACCCGGAACCATTGTCTGTGCATTTTGCGGAGGCCCTATCATTGACTTTTTCACCTGGTGTTTCAAAGAATACATCAATGCTTCTTCAGGAATGCCGGTTCGTATCATCAGCGTTCTGGTCGGATGTGCGATTCTCTCTTTGGGAATGTCTGTTGTAATCAACAGCAATGCCGGCACCGGACCGAATGACCTGGTTGCCATCATCCTCTCCGACAAACTCGAACGGATTGAATTTCGCTGGATACGAATGGGATGTGATGCTTTCTTTGTAAGCCTCGGATTTATCCTTGGCGGTACAGTTGGTGTCGGAACAATTATCGCCATTTTTCTGACAGGACCTATGGTTCAGTTTTGGCTTCCAAAAACAAAAGTTTTACTGCAAAAAATCAGAGTGTAA
- a CDS encoding DUF5662 family protein, with translation MNALRHFGTITKHKLLVMKACFQVGLYRQGLLHDLSKYGWTEFRVGCRYYQGTRSPNNAEREEKGYSSAWLHHKGRNKHHYEYWIDYGTHGAVLEGMKMPVNYVVEMFLDRIAASKVYRGTAYTDRDPLDYFLGGKGQYLMHEETEALLEKLLIMLAKQGEEKTFLYIRQEVLKKGDKKSGCKA, from the coding sequence ATGAACGCACTCCGACATTTTGGTACGATCACAAAACATAAGCTCCTTGTGATGAAGGCATGCTTTCAGGTAGGTTTGTACAGACAGGGGCTGCTCCATGATCTGTCAAAATACGGATGGACAGAGTTTCGTGTGGGGTGTCGATATTACCAGGGAACCAGAAGTCCGAATAATGCAGAGCGGGAGGAAAAGGGGTATTCTTCTGCCTGGCTGCATCATAAAGGGCGCAATAAGCATCATTATGAATACTGGATTGATTACGGAACGCATGGTGCCGTGCTCGAAGGAATGAAAATGCCGGTCAATTATGTGGTGGAGATGTTTCTGGACCGAATTGCTGCAAGCAAGGTATATCGCGGAACTGCCTATACAGACCGGGATCCTCTGGATTATTTCCTGGGAGGGAAAGGGCAGTATCTGATGCATGAGGAAACAGAAGCGCTGCTTGAAAAACTGTTGATCATGTTGGCAAAACAGGGTGAGGAGAAAACTTTTTTGTATATCCGGCAGGAAGTTTTAAAAAAAGGTGATAAAAAATCAGGGTGTAAAGCATGA
- a CDS encoding alpha-amylase family glycosyl hydrolase yields MKKTEGYPQPFGASRRGRSVNLAVCVPKDVSCELLLYKKGESEPDQVIEMPAEEGIGEVRFLALEDLEETQYEYNYRIDGTVCLDPYVREIAGHKMFGTGWEFNRHQIRGRFLQRGYDWEGDKRPQIPVQDVIAYSLHVRGFTMHSSSRVKHKGTFLGVREKLPYLKELGINQIQCMPVYEFQEDMGSYRNYWGYGTGYYFAPKAAYAAFDDAQTELKDLVKACHKAGIEVVLEMPFTEKILPQTVLECLRFYLLEYHVDGFVVNPYNVPWDSLNADPILKGAKIFKKEEGFQNSMRRFLKGDEGMVREVIRQLCRRTPEDGCCNYITSHTGFTLCDLVSYDGKHNEANGERNQDGPDYNYSWNCGTEGPSRKRSVMTLRKNQMKNAFLLLLLSQGTPCILAGDEFGNTQDGNNNVYCQDNETAWLNWGRQKSYEDLFRFVKRLIALRKSNPVFHQRQALLGLDRTACGIPDVSYHGESAWQVQDAVVSRQLGVLYSWEDTFWFVAYNMHWEAHEFALPALKKEMKWYQVAGTEEVPDEAECLKEQKMIEVKARTIILLQGR; encoded by the coding sequence ATGAAAAAAACAGAAGGATATCCACAGCCTTTTGGAGCTTCCAGAAGAGGCAGAAGTGTGAATCTTGCAGTATGTGTTCCAAAAGACGTATCTTGCGAACTGCTCTTGTATAAAAAGGGCGAAAGCGAACCAGATCAGGTAATCGAAATGCCGGCAGAAGAAGGAATCGGAGAAGTCCGCTTCCTGGCGCTGGAAGATCTGGAGGAAACCCAGTATGAGTATAATTACAGAATTGACGGAACGGTCTGTCTGGATCCTTACGTGAGAGAGATCGCGGGACATAAAATGTTCGGTACCGGCTGGGAATTCAACCGGCATCAGATAAGAGGAAGATTTCTGCAGAGAGGATATGACTGGGAAGGGGATAAAAGACCACAGATTCCTGTGCAGGATGTGATCGCGTATAGTCTGCATGTAAGAGGCTTTACGATGCACTCTTCCTCCAGAGTAAAGCATAAAGGGACATTTCTGGGTGTCCGGGAAAAATTACCATATTTGAAAGAGCTTGGCATCAATCAGATTCAGTGTATGCCGGTGTATGAGTTTCAGGAAGATATGGGAAGCTACCGGAATTACTGGGGCTATGGCACAGGATATTATTTTGCACCGAAAGCCGCATATGCAGCTTTTGATGATGCACAGACAGAATTAAAAGATCTGGTAAAAGCGTGCCACAAAGCAGGAATCGAAGTTGTTCTGGAAATGCCGTTTACAGAAAAGATTCTTCCCCAGACTGTGTTGGAATGTCTTCGTTTTTATCTTCTGGAGTATCATGTGGATGGGTTTGTGGTGAATCCTTACAATGTGCCATGGGACAGTCTGAATGCGGATCCGATCTTAAAGGGAGCAAAGATCTTCAAAAAAGAAGAGGGCTTCCAGAACAGTATGCGCAGGTTTTTAAAGGGAGATGAAGGCATGGTCAGAGAAGTGATACGACAGCTCTGCCGCCGGACCCCAGAAGACGGCTGCTGTAATTACATTACTTCACATACAGGGTTTACACTCTGTGACCTGGTCTCTTATGACGGGAAGCATAATGAGGCAAACGGAGAGCGCAATCAGGACGGTCCGGATTATAATTACAGTTGGAACTGCGGTACGGAAGGACCAAGCAGAAAAAGAAGTGTGATGACACTTCGCAAAAATCAGATGAAGAATGCTTTTCTTCTGCTTCTGCTTTCGCAGGGAACACCATGCATTCTGGCGGGAGATGAGTTTGGAAACACACAGGATGGGAATAACAATGTGTATTGTCAGGACAATGAGACCGCATGGCTGAACTGGGGAAGACAGAAAAGTTATGAAGATCTGTTTCGATTTGTGAAACGATTGATCGCCCTTAGAAAATCCAATCCTGTCTTTCATCAAAGACAGGCACTGCTTGGCCTGGATCGGACAGCGTGCGGGATTCCGGATGTCTCTTATCACGGAGAAAGTGCATGGCAGGTACAGGATGCAGTAGTCAGCAGACAGCTTGGAGTTCTCTACAGCTGGGAAGATACATTTTGGTTTGTCGCATATAATATGCACTGGGAAGCACACGAATTTGCTCTTCCGGCTCTGAAAAAGGAAATGAAATGGTATCAGGTTGCAGGAACAGAAGAGGTGCCAGATGAGGCAGAGTGTCTGAAAGAGCAGAAGATGATAGAGGTAAAGGCAAGGACAATAATTCTGCTGCAAGGCAGATAG
- a CDS encoding sugar ABC transporter substrate-binding protein has product MKRKILGVFVTVMFGCMVLSGCKKNVGTPEDNAVVENEDEQAQDTETSEGHTFGYSCIDIYNPYYDVVKESIRGELEAKGDTLVVKNPDGDVNKQIQQIQEMIDEGVDAVFLAPVDWEAIKPALEALDEADIPVINVDTQVKDTDLTAAYIGSDNKNAGAVCGENLKTQCPDGGKVVLLECPSQNSVNERITGFEEAIKNAGFEVVARADAGGTKESAKEKMAQILAENPQVDAVMCGNDQMALGALQAAKEAGKSSLKIYGVDGSPEMKSELTDEKSMIAGTGAQSPINVGKQAAKIGEAILNDEDYEKTTYIDTFFIGKDNVEMYGTNGWQ; this is encoded by the coding sequence ATGAAGAGAAAAATTTTGGGAGTCTTTGTGACAGTTATGTTCGGTTGTATGGTACTTTCCGGATGCAAAAAGAATGTGGGTACACCGGAAGATAACGCTGTAGTAGAAAATGAGGACGAGCAGGCACAGGATACAGAAACATCAGAAGGGCACACATTTGGCTACAGCTGCATTGATATTTATAATCCATATTATGATGTTGTAAAAGAATCGATCCGAGGGGAACTGGAAGCAAAGGGAGATACCCTGGTGGTAAAAAATCCGGACGGAGATGTGAATAAGCAGATCCAGCAGATTCAGGAGATGATCGATGAAGGAGTGGATGCAGTCTTTCTCGCACCGGTAGACTGGGAAGCGATCAAGCCTGCGCTGGAAGCCCTGGATGAGGCAGATATTCCGGTCATCAATGTGGATACGCAGGTGAAGGACACAGATCTGACAGCTGCGTATATCGGCTCTGACAATAAAAATGCAGGTGCAGTCTGCGGTGAGAATTTGAAGACACAGTGCCCGGACGGCGGAAAAGTAGTGCTTTTGGAATGCCCGTCCCAGAACTCAGTGAATGAGCGTATCACAGGATTTGAAGAAGCGATCAAAAATGCAGGATTTGAAGTAGTGGCGCGTGCAGATGCCGGCGGCACCAAGGAGAGTGCAAAGGAGAAAATGGCACAGATTTTGGCAGAAAATCCACAGGTAGATGCTGTGATGTGCGGAAATGATCAGATGGCACTCGGTGCACTTCAGGCAGCAAAAGAGGCAGGAAAAAGCAGTCTGAAGATTTATGGAGTGGACGGCTCACCGGAGATGAAAAGTGAACTTACAGATGAAAAGTCAATGATCGCCGGGACCGGAGCGCAGTCTCCGATCAATGTTGGAAAGCAGGCGGCAAAGATTGGCGAGGCTATTTTGAATGATGAGGATTATGAGAAAACAACGTATATCGATACATTTTTTATCGGGAAAGATAATGTTGAGATGTATGGAACAAATGGCTGGCAGTGA
- a CDS encoding DUF1292 domain-containing protein: MSENMNETMNENEGVTVTLTLDNDETLECAVLTIYEAAGRQYIALLPLDENGEESEESDVYIYRFSETEDGEPNLENIEDDDEYDAAADKFDEWMDSLEFDEIDLDAE, from the coding sequence ATGAGCGAAAACATGAATGAAACAATGAATGAAAACGAAGGTGTAACAGTTACTCTGACACTGGACAATGACGAGACACTGGAGTGTGCCGTCCTGACGATCTACGAAGCAGCCGGCAGACAGTACATCGCACTCCTTCCGCTCGATGAGAACGGAGAAGAGTCCGAAGAAAGCGATGTGTACATCTACCGTTTCTCTGAGACAGAAGACGGTGAGCCGAACCTGGAAAACATCGAAGATGACGACGAGTACGATGCTGCTGCCGACAAATTCGATGAGTGGATGGATTCCCTGGAATTTGACGAGATCGATCTTGACGCTGAGTAA